One Nicotiana sylvestris chromosome 12, ASM39365v2, whole genome shotgun sequence genomic window carries:
- the LOC138883690 gene encoding uncharacterized protein, translating to MAALQHFNPGTIVEWRLEQSPDRPEYIFNYVFWSFKLAIDGFVHCRPIISIDGTHVYGKYDIKLLIAVAVYVNGLIFPLAFTICANESEETWTLFLNHLKQHVVKQRSGICLISGRHCGILSSIRHLPEWMEPYAYHRYCVRHLKANFQKKYHDKALNDLMWMAATEH from the coding sequence atggccgcgctgcaacactttaaccccgggactatTGTTGAATGGAGGCTTGAGCAGAGTCCGGACAGAccggaatatattttcaactatgtgttctggtcatttaaactagcaattgatggttttgtgcattgtcgtcctataatttccatagacggtactcatgtctatggaaagtatgatattaagcttttgattgcagttgcagtatATGTCAATGGActaatatttccactagcttttaccatttgtgccaatgaaagcgaagagacgtggacgcttttcttgaaccacttgaagcagcacgttgtcaaacaacgttcaggtatttgtctaatatctggtCGACAttgtggtattttaagttctataCGGCACTTGCCTGAATGGATGGAACCCTATGcgtaccaccgttactgtgtgaggcacctgaaggccaatttccagaagaaatatcatGACAAGGCCTTGAAtgacttaatgtggatggctgcaactgagcactAG